In Pseudomonas fluorescens, a genomic segment contains:
- a CDS encoding NUDIX hydrolase, which yields MPLSAYLHTVDLCVLCYCRAAGELKLLLNKRDAEPFAGHWALPGVVVNGGVQDLSLQDAVERLRASSKVGLALAWSEQVGTVGDAFRDPRCWSSSTYYLAIVADEVALGEHQGWFSLKAVADGSIKLPFDHNSIVAAVQERLLSKSLYSNLPLMFLGHEFSAPEATTIFSLVLARPVLKTSIRQRLLKLTEAGYLRETGRKKQGEGGRPQATVENLRPGEVYFFDRSFAD from the coding sequence ATGCCACTGAGCGCCTACCTCCACACCGTCGACCTCTGCGTGCTGTGCTACTGCCGCGCGGCGGGAGAATTAAAGCTGCTGCTGAATAAACGCGACGCCGAGCCGTTCGCCGGGCATTGGGCGCTGCCGGGCGTGGTGGTGAATGGTGGGGTGCAGGATCTGAGCCTCCAGGATGCCGTGGAACGCTTGCGCGCCAGCAGCAAGGTTGGCCTGGCGTTGGCCTGGAGCGAGCAAGTGGGCACGGTGGGCGATGCGTTTCGCGACCCGCGTTGCTGGTCGTCGTCCACTTATTACCTGGCGATCGTCGCCGATGAGGTGGCGCTGGGTGAGCATCAGGGCTGGTTTTCGCTGAAGGCGGTGGCCGATGGCAGCATCAAGTTGCCGTTCGATCACAACAGCATCGTCGCGGCCGTGCAGGAGCGGCTGTTGTCCAAGTCGCTGTACAGCAACTTGCCCTTGATGTTCCTGGGCCATGAGTTCAGCGCGCCGGAAGCGACGACGATCTTCTCGCTGGTGCTGGCGCGGCCAGTGTTGAAGACCAGTATTCGCCAGCGCTTGTTGAAGCTGACGGAGGCAGGGTACTTGCGCGAGACGGGACGCAAGAAGCAAGGCGAAGGCGGCAGGCCCCAGGCGACGGTGGAGAACCTGAGACCTGGGGAGGTTTATTTCTTTGATCGCAGTTTTGCTGACTAA
- a CDS encoding L-iditol 2-dehydrogenase yields the protein MKRLEGKSALITGSARGIGRAFAQAYIAEGATVAIADINLQRAQATAAELGPQAYAVAMDVTDQASIDSAIAAVVAQAGKLDILVNNAALFDLAPIVDITRDSYERLFSINVAGTLFTLQAAARQMISQGHGGKIINMASQAGRRGEPLVAIYCATKAAVISLTQSAGLNLIKQGINVNAIAPGVVDGEHWDGVDALFAKHEGLAPGEKKRQVAAEVPFGRMGTAEDLTGMAIFLASKEADYVVAQTYNVDGGNWMS from the coding sequence ATGAAACGACTCGAAGGAAAGAGCGCGCTGATCACCGGATCGGCGCGCGGCATCGGCCGCGCCTTTGCCCAGGCCTATATCGCCGAAGGCGCGACCGTGGCCATCGCCGATATCAACCTGCAACGCGCCCAGGCCACAGCGGCCGAACTCGGGCCCCAGGCTTACGCGGTGGCGATGGACGTCACCGACCAAGCTTCCATCGACAGCGCAATTGCCGCCGTGGTGGCCCAGGCCGGCAAGCTGGATATCCTGGTCAACAACGCCGCACTGTTCGACCTGGCGCCCATCGTCGATATCACCCGCGACAGTTATGAGCGGCTGTTCTCGATCAACGTTGCCGGCACGTTGTTCACGTTGCAGGCGGCGGCACGGCAGATGATCAGCCAGGGCCATGGCGGCAAGATCATCAACATGGCCAGCCAGGCCGGGCGTCGTGGCGAGCCGCTGGTGGCGATCTACTGCGCGACCAAGGCGGCGGTGATCAGCCTCACGCAATCGGCGGGGCTGAACCTGATCAAGCAGGGCATCAACGTCAACGCCATCGCGCCGGGAGTGGTGGATGGCGAGCATTGGGACGGGGTGGATGCATTGTTCGCCAAGCATGAAGGGCTGGCGCCGGGCGAGAAGAAGCGGCAGGTGGCGGCCGAGGTGCCGTTTGGGCGGATGGGGACGGCCGAGGATTTGACCGGGATGGCGATTTTCCTGGCGTCGAAGGAGGCCGATTATGTGGTGGCGCAAACCTATAACGTCGATGGCGGCAACTGGATGAGCTGA
- a CDS encoding ABC transporter substrate-binding protein, giving the protein MLQSCKATFPQALFLLSGLALAVPSQAADTVTIATVNNSDMIRMQRLSKVFEQQHPDIRLNWVVLEENVLRQRLTTDIATQGGQFDVLTIGTYETPLWGAKHWLEPLTQLPADYDAEDIFPSVRQGLSVNDTLYALPFYGESTVTYYRTDLFKQAGLSMPAHPTWTQLGEFAARLTAKDQDQYGMCLRGKAGWGENIALLSTMANAFGARWFDEQWKPELTSPEWTAAANFYVNTLKQYGPPGVSSNGFNETLALFNSGKCAIWVDASVAGSFTTDKSQSKVADSVGFVAAPTEVTDKGSSWLYAWSLAIPATSKHKDAAKTFITWATSKDYIQLVADKEGLANVPPGTRQSTYSAAYLKAAPFARVTLEMMKHADPAHPSAQPVPYVGIQYVTIPEFQAIGTSVGKLLSAALTGGMSVDQALQQAQSTTEREMKRAGYPK; this is encoded by the coding sequence ATGCTCCAGTCCTGCAAAGCCACGTTCCCGCAAGCACTGTTCCTGCTGTCCGGCCTGGCACTGGCCGTGCCCAGCCAGGCCGCCGACACCGTGACCATCGCCACGGTCAACAACAGCGACATGATCCGCATGCAACGCCTGTCCAAGGTGTTCGAGCAGCAGCACCCAGACATCCGGCTCAACTGGGTGGTGCTGGAAGAAAACGTGCTGCGTCAACGCCTCACCACCGATATCGCCACCCAGGGCGGGCAGTTCGACGTGCTGACCATCGGCACCTACGAAACCCCGCTGTGGGGCGCCAAGCACTGGCTGGAGCCGTTGACCCAACTGCCCGCCGACTACGACGCCGAAGACATCTTCCCCTCGGTGCGCCAGGGCCTGTCGGTCAACGACACCCTGTACGCCTTGCCGTTCTACGGCGAAAGCACCGTCACTTATTACCGCACCGACCTGTTCAAGCAAGCCGGCCTGAGCATGCCCGCGCACCCCACCTGGACCCAGCTCGGCGAGTTCGCCGCCAGGCTCACGGCTAAAGACCAAGACCAATACGGGATGTGCCTGCGCGGCAAGGCCGGCTGGGGCGAGAACATCGCGCTGCTCAGCACCATGGCCAACGCCTTTGGCGCACGCTGGTTCGATGAGCAGTGGAAGCCGGAATTGACCAGCCCCGAGTGGACCGCGGCGGCCAACTTCTACGTCAACACCCTCAAGCAATACGGCCCGCCGGGTGTGTCCAGCAACGGCTTCAACGAAACCCTGGCACTGTTCAACAGTGGCAAATGCGCCATCTGGGTGGATGCCAGCGTCGCCGGCTCGTTCACCACCGACAAGAGCCAGAGCAAGGTCGCCGACAGCGTAGGGTTCGTCGCCGCGCCCACCGAAGTCACCGACAAAGGCTCTTCCTGGCTCTATGCCTGGTCCCTGGCGATCCCCGCCACGTCCAAGCACAAGGATGCCGCCAAGACCTTTATCACCTGGGCCACTTCCAAGGACTACATCCAGTTGGTGGCTGACAAGGAGGGTCTCGCCAACGTACCGCCGGGCACGCGCCAATCCACCTACAGCGCGGCCTACCTGAAGGCCGCACCGTTCGCCCGGGTCACCCTGGAGATGATGAAGCACGCCGATCCCGCGCATCCCTCGGCCCAGCCGGTGCCGTACGTGGGCATCCAGTACGTGACCATCCCCGAGTTCCAGGCCATCGGCACTTCCGTCGGCAAGCTGCTTTCGGCGGCGTTGACCGGCGGCATGTCGGTCGATCAGGCATTGCAGCAGGCCCAGTCCACCACCGAGCGTGAGATGAAACGCGCCGGCTATCCCAAATAA
- a CDS encoding AraC family transcriptional regulator — protein MPVDRAALFEHRPAELEVILPEPEHGFRWFEHDYPFELARWNHHPEFEIHLIRQGSGKLVAGDYIGAFSAGHVALIGPDLPHDWIGELAPGEYLKGRDVVLQFDGAALLALRKTLPELGDLHTLFEQARRGLEFSGDTAAQAARLLEAIGSAHGLQRLILFLQLLDTLRNAPPPEVKALASACYAPTLDARSAERINKAFDYLMRELTGDLRLSVIAQQLEMSEPGFSRFFKRNTGHGFIDLMRKFRVQRACRLLLQSEMSVADICFEVGYANLSNFNRHFRIEMHQTPSEYRRETAMHLFNRIEKMTPRHF, from the coding sequence ATGCCCGTCGACCGCGCCGCCCTGTTCGAACACCGCCCTGCCGAGCTGGAAGTGATCCTGCCCGAACCTGAGCACGGCTTTCGCTGGTTCGAACATGACTACCCTTTTGAGCTGGCGCGCTGGAACCACCACCCCGAATTCGAAATCCACCTGATCCGCCAGGGCAGTGGCAAGCTGGTGGCGGGCGACTATATCGGGGCGTTCAGCGCCGGGCATGTGGCGCTGATCGGCCCGGACCTGCCCCACGACTGGATCGGCGAGCTGGCACCCGGCGAATACCTGAAGGGTCGCGATGTGGTGCTGCAATTCGACGGCGCCGCCCTCCTCGCCCTGCGCAAGACCCTGCCGGAGCTCGGCGACTTGCACACGCTGTTCGAACAGGCCCGGCGCGGCCTGGAGTTCAGCGGCGACACCGCCGCGCAGGCTGCACGCTTGCTCGAGGCCATCGGCAGCGCCCACGGCCTGCAACGCCTGATCCTGTTCCTGCAACTGCTCGACACCCTGAGGAACGCCCCGCCCCCCGAGGTGAAAGCCCTGGCCAGCGCCTGCTACGCACCAACCCTGGACGCGCGCAGCGCCGAGCGCATCAACAAGGCGTTCGACTACCTGATGCGTGAACTGACCGGCGACTTGCGCCTGTCGGTCATCGCGCAGCAACTGGAGATGAGCGAACCGGGCTTCTCACGCTTCTTCAAGCGCAACACCGGCCACGGGTTCATTGACCTGATGCGCAAGTTCCGCGTGCAGCGCGCCTGTCGCCTGTTGCTGCAAAGCGAGATGTCGGTGGCGGATATCTGCTTTGAGGTGGGCTACGCCAACCTGTCCAACTTCAACCGGCACTTTCGCATCGAGATGCACCAGACACCCAGCGAATACCGGCGCGAAACCGCCATGCACTTGTTCAATCGGATTGAAAAAATGACACCGCGTCATTTCTGA
- a CDS encoding nucleoside-specific channel-forming protein Tsx encodes MHLTSRRPAYFGVSLLLVAVTGVLSPPILAQQPPIDDSAQGETLSPEASPAKKGVYLSDWFNQDLTLIGSKDISFGPKPQDDVYLEYEYFGRKGPFELYGYIDVPKILGIGNSHDKGAWDHGSPVFMEHEPRISIDYLAGRSLAIGPFKEWYVAFDWIYDHGSNQANRANTLYSGLGTDIDTHSRVNLSANFYGRYQWENYGASNEYSWDGYRAQMKYIVPIDTFDNGASLTYIGFTNYDFGSDLHKDNPARTANALVATNVLLYSFTHLRFTLVGRYFHNGGNWEDGSELNFGEGNFRARSDGWGYYAGVGYQF; translated from the coding sequence ATGCACTTGACCTCAAGGCGTCCTGCTTATTTTGGTGTTTCCCTGCTACTGGTTGCCGTTACGGGAGTACTCAGCCCGCCCATTTTGGCGCAGCAACCGCCCATCGATGACTCAGCACAGGGCGAAACCCTCAGCCCGGAAGCCAGCCCGGCGAAAAAAGGCGTGTACCTGTCGGACTGGTTTAACCAGGACCTGACCTTGATCGGCAGCAAGGACATCAGCTTCGGCCCCAAACCGCAGGACGATGTCTACCTGGAATACGAGTACTTCGGCCGCAAGGGCCCCTTCGAGTTGTACGGCTACATCGACGTGCCGAAGATCCTCGGCATCGGCAACAGTCACGACAAAGGCGCGTGGGACCATGGCTCGCCGGTGTTCATGGAGCACGAGCCGCGTATCTCCATCGATTACCTGGCCGGCCGCAGCCTGGCCATCGGCCCCTTCAAGGAATGGTACGTGGCCTTTGACTGGATCTACGACCACGGCAGCAACCAGGCCAACCGTGCCAACACCCTGTACAGCGGCCTCGGCACCGATATCGACACCCACTCGCGTGTCAACCTCTCGGCGAACTTCTACGGGCGTTACCAGTGGGAAAACTATGGCGCCAGCAATGAATATTCGTGGGACGGCTACCGTGCGCAGATGAAATACATCGTGCCCATCGACACGTTCGACAACGGTGCCTCGCTGACCTATATCGGTTTCACCAACTACGATTTCGGCTCGGACCTGCACAAGGACAACCCGGCCCGTACCGCCAACGCGCTGGTGGCAACCAACGTGCTGCTGTATTCATTCACCCATTTGCGCTTCACCCTGGTCGGCCGTTATTTTCATAACGGCGGCAACTGGGAGGATGGCAGCGAATTGAATTTCGGCGAAGGCAACTTCCGCGCACGCTCCGACGGCTGGGGTTACTACGCTGGCGTGGGCTACCAATTCTGA
- a CDS encoding purine-nucleoside phosphorylase produces the protein MKAFTRLTLAIGLTLLPHMVLADTPTPIKPKVMLITMFAPEAQTWIERLELKQEVRVPGLSADYPVIRCNTQDVCLLVTGMGQTNAAASTLALALSPKFDLRHSYFLIAGIAGISPKHGTLGTAAWAHYLVEFGTQWELDSRDAPKDWPTGYIGINTKGPNEKPPLDYKTEVFELNPKLQAKAFALSHKVELTESKESAAWRKHYPAAPANQPPQVTRCDTLAGNTWFSGTRLSERAEVWTKLLTDNKGEYCTTQQEDNSTYEALLRASREGLVDIQRLAVVRAGSDFDRPYPGYSEVDNLLKYADQGGFVPALENLYRTGNPLVQAILKNWSAWEKGVPDA, from the coding sequence ATGAAAGCGTTTACCCGTCTCACGCTGGCTATCGGCCTGACCCTGCTGCCCCACATGGTGCTGGCTGACACACCCACGCCGATCAAACCGAAAGTGATGCTGATCACCATGTTCGCCCCTGAGGCGCAAACCTGGATCGAGCGCCTGGAACTCAAGCAGGAGGTGCGCGTACCGGGCTTGTCCGCCGACTACCCAGTGATCCGCTGCAACACCCAGGACGTATGCCTGCTGGTCACCGGCATGGGCCAGACCAACGCCGCCGCGTCCACCCTGGCCCTGGCGTTGTCGCCCAAGTTCGACCTGCGCCACAGCTATTTCCTGATCGCCGGGATCGCCGGCATCAGCCCCAAGCACGGCACCCTCGGCACGGCCGCCTGGGCCCACTACCTGGTGGAATTCGGCACCCAGTGGGAGCTGGATTCGCGGGATGCACCCAAGGATTGGCCGACCGGGTATATCGGCATCAACACCAAGGGGCCCAACGAAAAGCCGCCACTGGACTACAAGACCGAAGTGTTCGAGCTGAACCCCAAGCTGCAGGCCAAGGCGTTCGCCCTGTCGCACAAGGTCGAACTCACGGAAAGCAAAGAGTCCGCCGCCTGGCGCAAACACTACCCCGCCGCCCCCGCCAACCAGCCGCCGCAAGTCACCCGTTGCGACACCCTGGCGGGCAATACCTGGTTCTCCGGCACGCGCCTGAGCGAACGCGCCGAGGTGTGGACCAAGCTGCTCACGGACAACAAAGGCGAATACTGCACCACCCAGCAGGAAGACAACTCCACCTATGAAGCGTTGCTACGCGCCAGCCGTGAAGGGTTAGTGGATATCCAGCGCCTGGCCGTCGTACGTGCCGGATCGGACTTCGACCGCCCGTACCCTGGCTACAGCGAAGTGGACAACCTGCTCAAATACGCCGACCAGGGAGGGTTCGTACCCGCGCTGGAAAACCTGTACCGCACGGGCAATCCGTTGGTACAGGCGATCCTGAAGAACTGGTCGGCATGGGAAAAAGGCGTTCCCGACGCCTAG
- a CDS encoding quinone oxidoreductase family protein: MNALQFSATGDLTALRFVEVATPVPAADEVLVQIKAAGLNPSDVKNVLGRFPYTTVPRIPGRDFAGVVVQGPQALVGQEVWGTGRDLGFFADGSHAQYLTVSAKGVAHKPAHLSFSQAASLGVPYTTAWDALERSGVGKGTRLLVIGANGAVGSAALALANIRGAHVLAAVRKADQVEVLQGQGFDAIALGKPEELGAQVHAVFKGGADVIFDTTGFWLPAAVAGLAPFGRIAIIAAPVDGHVQLPALALYRKGGSVVGINSLLYNCEQCAVMLEQFGRFFDEGQLPLPTGLREVALADGVQCYEDVNQGSADKIILLP; encoded by the coding sequence ATGAATGCACTGCAATTTTCCGCCACCGGCGACCTCACCGCCCTGCGCTTCGTCGAGGTTGCCACCCCGGTGCCCGCCGCCGATGAGGTGCTGGTCCAGATCAAGGCCGCGGGCCTTAACCCCAGCGACGTGAAGAACGTACTCGGGCGTTTCCCCTACACCACAGTGCCGCGCATACCTGGCCGCGACTTTGCCGGCGTGGTCGTGCAAGGTCCGCAGGCACTGGTGGGCCAGGAAGTCTGGGGTACCGGCCGCGACCTGGGCTTTTTCGCTGACGGCTCCCACGCCCAGTACCTCACCGTGTCGGCCAAAGGTGTCGCGCATAAACCTGCGCACCTGAGTTTTTCCCAGGCCGCCAGCCTGGGAGTGCCGTACACCACGGCCTGGGATGCGCTGGAGCGCAGTGGCGTGGGCAAAGGCACGCGGTTGCTGGTGATCGGCGCCAATGGTGCTGTGGGCAGTGCGGCATTGGCCTTGGCGAACATCCGCGGCGCCCACGTGTTGGCGGCGGTGCGCAAGGCTGACCAGGTCGAGGTGTTGCAGGGGCAAGGGTTCGACGCCATTGCGTTGGGCAAGCCCGAAGAACTGGGCGCGCAGGTTCATGCGGTGTTCAAGGGCGGCGCCGATGTGATCTTCGACACCACCGGTTTCTGGCTGCCAGCCGCCGTGGCCGGCCTGGCTCCGTTTGGCCGCATCGCGATCATTGCCGCACCGGTGGACGGCCACGTACAACTGCCGGCCCTGGCCCTGTACCGCAAGGGTGGCTCGGTGGTGGGCATCAATTCATTGCTCTACAACTGCGAGCAATGCGCGGTGATGCTGGAGCAGTTCGGACGCTTTTTCGATGAAGGGCAACTGCCATTGCCGACTGGCCTGCGCGAAGTGGCGCTGGCCGATGGCGTGCAGTGCTATGAGGACGTGAATCAAGGCAGCGCCGACAAAATCATCTTGCTGCCCTGA
- a CDS encoding DUF1427 family protein, whose protein sequence is MNYLISLAIGLFVGLIYGALDFRSPAPPAIALVGLMGMLLGEQLWPMGRQLVAGWLS, encoded by the coding sequence ATGAACTATCTGATTTCCCTGGCTATCGGCCTGTTCGTCGGCTTGATCTACGGCGCCCTGGACTTTCGTTCGCCCGCACCGCCGGCCATCGCGCTGGTGGGCCTGATGGGCATGCTGCTCGGTGAGCAGCTCTGGCCCATGGGCCGGCAGTTGGTCGCCGGTTGGTTGTCCTGA
- a CDS encoding AraC family transcriptional regulator yields the protein MAQAAPPDLSDHAVPVLPLARTYPRGLYVEPHSHDWGQLLYAMSGVMWVETPQEALVVPPQRAVWLPPGVEHGIRVVSDLQMRNIYLRPALATTLDSQVQVIEVGGLLRELIVTLVEQGDTGDAGYYDAVVGLALLELQRARRSPIRIAMPVGVDRRLINACQAVMAAPSLEIPFEQHAEAAGASVRTLARLFQNHLGMGFAEWRRQVQLATAVAELIQGQSVSAIARSLGYSPSSFSDMFRRELGVAPSQYNG from the coding sequence ATGGCCCAGGCCGCGCCCCCCGACCTCAGTGACCACGCCGTCCCCGTACTGCCCCTGGCCCGCACCTACCCGCGCGGTTTGTACGTGGAGCCCCATAGCCACGACTGGGGCCAGTTGCTCTACGCCATGAGCGGCGTGATGTGGGTCGAGACACCCCAGGAGGCGCTGGTGGTGCCGCCCCAGCGGGCGGTGTGGTTGCCACCGGGGGTGGAGCACGGCATCCGCGTGGTCTCGGATTTGCAAATGCGCAATATCTACTTGCGTCCAGCCTTGGCGACGACGCTGGACAGCCAGGTGCAGGTCATCGAAGTCGGTGGGTTGCTGCGCGAGTTGATCGTCACGCTGGTGGAGCAGGGGGACACTGGCGATGCAGGCTATTACGACGCGGTGGTCGGCCTGGCCTTGCTGGAGCTGCAACGTGCGCGCCGCTCGCCCATTCGCATCGCCATGCCGGTGGGCGTCGACCGGCGGCTGATCAATGCCTGCCAGGCGGTCATGGCGGCGCCGTCCCTGGAGATTCCCTTCGAGCAACACGCCGAAGCGGCCGGCGCCAGTGTGCGGACGCTGGCGCGACTGTTCCAGAACCACCTGGGCATGGGCTTCGCCGAATGGCGTCGCCAGGTGCAACTGGCCACGGCGGTGGCTGAGTTGATCCAGGGCCAGTCGGTGAGTGCTATCGCGCGCTCCCTGGGCTATTCGCCGAGCAGTTTCAGCGACATGTTCCGCCGCGAGCTCGGTGTGGCACCGTCGCAATACAACGGCTGA
- a CDS encoding DUF6555 family protein, with protein sequence MNNAKLFVIDYTLHGEPKSFIIRLEQLDAAQAWHWASCDAGVGRIGRFAREQVKKTSQEQAEKFGIENVQWRRSDARAQA encoded by the coding sequence ATGAATAACGCAAAACTGTTTGTGATCGACTACACCCTGCATGGCGAACCCAAGTCATTCATCATTCGCCTGGAACAGCTCGATGCCGCTCAAGCCTGGCATTGGGCGAGCTGTGACGCCGGCGTGGGGCGCATCGGTCGCTTTGCCCGTGAGCAAGTGAAGAAAACCAGCCAGGAGCAGGCCGAGAAATTCGGCATTGAAAACGTGCAATGGCGCCGCTCGGATGCGCGCGCCCAGGCTTGA
- a CDS encoding metallothionein: MPDATCACPHCKCVLGADAVMKDGKGYCCQGCAEHHAHGEPCAAPTGCECAKSAKG; this comes from the coding sequence ATGCCAGATGCAACCTGTGCCTGCCCACACTGCAAGTGCGTGTTGGGGGCTGATGCAGTAATGAAAGACGGTAAGGGTTATTGCTGCCAGGGCTGTGCCGAGCACCATGCCCATGGCGAACCCTGTGCAGCGCCGACGGGGTGTGAGTGCGCCAAGTCGGCCAAAGGCTGA
- a CDS encoding DMT family transporter, translating to MNLILLLVLVIAAGAVLSVQAAINGRLGQAVGVLRSSLLTFAVGALTTALLIFFFEPAQALSLLDVPKWQLTGALFGVVYMMVMVGAVPVVGTAVATVAVIVGQLGMGMLIDNFGWLGNPAIELSGSRIVAMACLALALVFMYRSNTRTD from the coding sequence ATGAACCTGATTCTGTTATTGGTGCTGGTGATTGCCGCGGGTGCGGTGTTGAGTGTGCAGGCGGCGATCAATGGTCGCCTGGGCCAGGCGGTGGGGGTATTGCGCAGCAGCCTGCTGACCTTTGCGGTGGGCGCATTGACCACTGCGCTGTTGATTTTCTTCTTCGAGCCGGCCCAGGCCTTGAGCCTGCTGGACGTACCGAAATGGCAACTGACCGGCGCGCTGTTCGGCGTGGTGTACATGATGGTCATGGTCGGCGCGGTACCGGTGGTCGGCACGGCGGTCGCCACTGTCGCGGTGATCGTCGGGCAGTTGGGCATGGGTATGTTGATCGATAACTTCGGCTGGCTGGGCAACCCGGCGATCGAATTGTCGGGCAGCCGCATCGTGGCCATGGCCTGCCTGGCCCTGGCGCTGGTGTTCATGTACCGCAGCAATACCCGCACCGATTGA
- a CDS encoding DMT family transporter — MQASSIEGVARATTKKNALRLLLLPLVILAGMGLSVEAGLLGPLGVQVGHLWATLSIFGVGSAILYLLLLFSGPQKGPALTDLPRWQLIGGFLGPMYVVVLTLATPHIGIAMTMIAILSGQVGKSVLIDHFGWFGTARKRVNGERWIALALIVAALVLIARG, encoded by the coding sequence ATGCAGGCCAGTTCTATCGAGGGTGTGGCGCGGGCCACCACGAAAAAAAATGCGCTCAGGTTGCTGTTGTTGCCACTGGTGATCCTGGCGGGCATGGGCTTGTCCGTGGAAGCCGGTTTGCTCGGGCCGTTGGGTGTGCAGGTGGGCCACTTGTGGGCGACCTTGAGCATCTTCGGCGTCGGCTCGGCCATCCTGTATTTGCTGCTGTTGTTCAGCGGCCCGCAAAAGGGCCCGGCGTTGACCGACTTGCCGCGTTGGCAGTTGATCGGCGGCTTCCTGGGGCCGATGTATGTGGTGGTGTTGACCCTGGCCACGCCGCATATCGGTATCGCGATGACGATGATCGCGATTCTGTCGGGCCAGGTCGGCAAGAGCGTGCTGATTGACCATTTCGGTTGGTTCGGCACCGCGCGCAAGCGGGTCAATGGCGAGCGTTGGATCGCCTTGGCGTTGATTGTGGCGGCACTTGTTTTGATTGCACGAGGGTAA
- a CDS encoding LysR family transcriptional regulator: MQGLNELSFKALRLFVAVLDHGSFSEVARRESLAPSSISRQIQLMEQALGQQLLYRHTRAVTPTEAGRLLGRHARVMLEQLEVASQALQEQDSEPSGLVRINAPMVFGQRHLSPWLGALCRRYPKLQLDIQQTDTYVDPLQDGTDLLFRIGVLNDSSMQARIFAPQRFRIAASPAYLVRHGTPRHPDELLNHQCLAYKGITGQQRWFFRRDQGDWTPYSVKGPITGNHADTLTHAAEQGLGLVVFPSWLIGESLRAGTLQAVLTEYEVATTLEPQQIAALWPGSRRLSLKVRTVIDYFVECFGAVPYWDRGEVPVV, from the coding sequence ATGCAGGGTTTGAATGAATTGAGTTTCAAGGCGCTGCGCCTGTTCGTCGCGGTGCTGGACCATGGCAGCTTTTCTGAAGTGGCGCGTCGCGAAAGCCTGGCGCCCTCCTCCATTTCGCGGCAGATCCAATTGATGGAACAGGCCCTCGGCCAGCAGTTGCTCTACCGCCACACCCGCGCAGTGACCCCCACCGAGGCCGGGCGTCTGCTTGGACGGCATGCACGCGTGATGCTGGAGCAGTTGGAAGTCGCCAGCCAGGCCCTGCAGGAACAGGACAGCGAACCCAGCGGGCTGGTGCGGATCAACGCGCCGATGGTGTTCGGCCAGCGCCACCTGTCACCGTGGCTGGGGGCGTTATGCCGGCGCTACCCCAAGCTGCAACTGGATATCCAGCAAACCGACACCTACGTTGACCCGCTGCAAGATGGCACCGACTTGCTGTTCCGCATCGGCGTGCTCAACGACTCCAGCATGCAAGCGCGCATCTTCGCCCCCCAGCGCTTTCGCATCGCCGCCAGCCCCGCCTACCTGGTCCGGCACGGCACGCCCAGGCACCCGGACGAACTGCTCAATCACCAGTGCCTGGCCTATAAAGGCATCACCGGCCAGCAGCGCTGGTTCTTCCGCCGTGACCAGGGCGACTGGACGCCCTACAGCGTCAAGGGCCCGATCACCGGCAACCACGCCGACACCCTGACCCACGCCGCCGAACAGGGCCTGGGGCTGGTGGTGTTTCCTTCCTGGCTGATCGGCGAAAGCCTGCGGGCCGGAACCTTACAGGCGGTACTGACAGAGTACGAAGTGGCAACCACCCTGGAGCCCCAGCAGATTGCGGCGTTGTGGCCCGGGAGCCGGCGTTTGTCGCTGAAGGTGCGGACGGTGATCGATTACTTCGTGGAGTGTTTTGGGGCCGTGCCGTACTGGGATCGAGGGGAGGTACCGGTTGTGTAG